A segment of the Desulfofundulus luciae genome:
CAGGGATTGCCCGTCATGTCTGATGGAAGCAAACAGAATGACCATGTCGTGGACTGCGCCGGCCACCACAGCGCCAATAAGAATCCACAGGGTGCCGGGCAGGTAGCCGAACTGGGCGGCCAGAACAGGGCCGATCAGGGGGCCGGCGCCGGCAATGGCGGCAAAGTGGTGACCGAACAATATCCAGCGGTTGGTGGGTACGTAGTCCCGGCCGTCATTATGGGCTTCCGCAGGGGTGCGGCGCTTTGGATCCAGGGCCAGAACTCTCGCTGCCAGGAAAGCTCCGTAAAAACGGTAGGCCAGGATAAATACCAGTGCTGCTATAATTACCAGGGTTAAGGCACGCACATTTATTCCCTCCCTGTTGAAAAATTATGAAACCGGCCGGTCCGTGCTTACATTATAAACTCTCCCGGTGAAACAGGTAACAACGGCTTAATCAACGGAACAAAAGAGGGGTTGATCGGAAATATGGGCCCCATCAACAGAAAAAACCCCACTTTCCGTGGGGTAGCATTTTACGAAGCTTCCAATCCCAGTATTGATTTCAGTTCCTTCACCTGGCTCTTGCTGACCGGGATTTGAGTCTTTTTAGGGTCACCCATCACCAGCCAGTATGTTCCTTTGAACCAGGGCAGCACCCCCTGAACCTGGTTCAGGTTAACCAGAAAACTTTTGTGTACCCGGAGGAAACCTTCACTTTTTAACCGTGCTTCCAGTTCAGTCATGCTGCCGGTGTAGGTGCAGGTATCACTGGCGGTGACGATCTGTACGCTGCCGTCTTTGGACCGGCCGAAGATGATATCCTGGTAATCCAGGAGCCTGATTTCCCCGTTTTTTTCCACAGGCAATTTCTTAATCCGGTGTCTTTTTGCTTGCAGCAGCCCGGCCACCCGTTCCACAGCCTCCGTCCAGTCGTCGGAGCGCCTGCGCAGTTCTTCAATGCGTTTGATGGTCTTGGCCAGCCGTTTATCTTCAAAGGGCTTCAAAAGGTAATCCACTGCTCCTAGCTCAAAGGCCCTGACGGCATACTCGTTATAGGCCGTGGCAAAGACCACCAGGGGCGGGTGCGGGGAGGAAAGCATCTGCCGGGCGGCTTCACATCCCGACATCCCCCGCATTTGGATGTCCAGAAAAACCACATCGGGCTGCAGCTCAGCCACCAGTTTCAGGGCTTCCTGTGCGTCCTCGGCTTCACCTACCACCCGGCATTCCGGGTAGGCCGACAACAGGTATTTTAGCTCGTCCCTGGCCAGGGGTTCGTCGTCAACCACAACAGCTGTAAAGGGCGTCTTCCTTCACCCCCTGGGAGCTGGTTTCTTTAGGAAAGCGCAAGACCACTCTGGTACCCTGCCCGGGTGTACTGTTTACCTGCAACGCATACCCCGGCCCGTACAGGCCCTTCAAACGTTCGTTGACAATGGATAATCCCAGCCCGTGGCCGCGCCCGTAGCCGGGCAGGAGGATTTTATCCAGTTCTTCCGGGAAGATACCCACACCATTATCTTCTATGGTGACTATCACTTCTTCAGGCTGTTCTTTAGCTATGATTTTTATCCTCCCACCCTCCCTCTTGGGTTGCAGGCCGTGCTTGATGGCATTTTCTACCACCGGCTGCAGGGTAAAGGCGGGAACGGGGCAGGTTAAAACTGCGGGATCAACAAGCTGGATTACCTGTAGCTTGTTGCCGAAGCGTGTTCCCTCGATGGCCAGGTAGGCCTCCACATGGGCCAGTTCTTCCGCCAGGGGAATGGGAGCATCATCCTTTCGCAGACTGTACCGGAAGAAGCTGGCCAGTTTAATCAACAGTTCCCGGGCCTTGTCCGGCCTGGTGCGTACCAGGGAGACAATGGTATTTAAGGCGTTAAACAGGAAGTGGGGGTGCACCTGGGCCTGGAGCGCCTTCAGTTCCGCCTGGGCACGCAGCCGGGCTTCGGATTCCACTTCGGCCAGTTCCAGCTGGGTGGAAAACAGGTGGGCCAACCCCCGGGCCAGTTCCAGGTCTACCGGCGTGATGCAGTTTTCCCGGTCATGATAAAGCTTTAAAGTGCCTATGGTTACCTCCCGCCTTTTCAGTGGCACCACCACTGCCGAAGCCAGGCGGCAGTTCTTTTCCTGGCAGCCGATTTCATCCCTGGTCTGGGCTACCTGAACCTCTCCGGTGGCCAGCGCCTTTAAAGTGGCACTGGTCAATATGGGAGTCCCGGGGTGATGATGGTCGTCCCCCCGGCCCACATGGGCCAGGATCTCCTGCCCGTTGGTGATGGCCACGGCGGCCAGCTTGACGGAATTATAAATAATCCGGGCCGTCTGCTCAGCCGACTCCCGGTTCAACCCGTGTCGTAAATAGGGCAGGGTTTGGGTGGCAATGCGCAGTGCCTGCTGTGCCTGGCAGGCGGCGATGCGTTCCCGCTGCTCGGCAGCGGTTTTGGCAATGACCATAAAAATGGCCACGCCGATGGAATTGACTATAATCATGGGCGGGCCGATGATCTGCACCAGTGCCCAGGCCTCGCCGAAAGGACGGGCGGTGGCCAGGATAATGGCCATTTGCAATGTTTCTCCCGCCAGCCCGGCCAGTAAAGCTACATGCCAGGGAATGGGGCCGCGGCGGTAGTAGTGCTGCACCAGCCCGCCCAGGGCCCCTTCGGCCACGGCGGCCAGGGCGCAGGAAAAGGCGGTGAAACCACCCAGCAGGTAACGGTGGAAACCGGCGATCAGGCCCGCCCCGGCCCCCACCAGGGGCCCGCCCAGCAAACCGGCCACCATTACCCCCACCACCCGGGAGTTGGCCAGGGCGCCGTGGATGGGCACGGCGGCGTAAGTACCCACAATGCCCATACCACCCAGGGCCAGAGTCAACAGCAGCTTGTCCCGGGGGGTGAGCTGCCGGGATAAAATACGCCCCAGGGCGGGCATGCGGGAAAGAATAAAGGCCGCTGTGGCCACCATGCTCAATCTGTACGCTAGGGTAAGGGCCAAAGACCAGGTCACGGTAGGTCACCCTTTCTAACTGTTTAATCGACCTGTCCGACAATTAGTATACCACAGGTTCACTCACCAGTACAGGCGGGGCTGGAAGTTATGGGGTGTATGCAGCTAAAAGCTAAATCTAACATATCGTCATTTTTCTATGGACAACTTATCAGAAATGTGTTACTATTTCATGTAAAGGGATTCAACCGCATAGTCGTGTCCGGGTTCCCCTGTCAATCAGGCAGGGGTAAAAGGGAACCAGGTGCGAATCCTGGACGGTGGGGCCACTGTGAATGGGTAGCGGCTTTCCACAGGGCCACTGGCCCAGCACTTACTGATTGGCTGTTACATTTAAGGGTACCCTGTTCTACAGTGAATGATGTAACAGCATGGTTGTTTAGCCAATGTCACTGGTGAGTGCTGGGCTGGGAAGGCGGAAAGCAGGCGATGACCCATGAGTCAGGAGACCTGCCCGGGCGCGCGGCACGGAAAGCCTCCCAGGGAACAGGGGCTTGTGCCGGTAATAGCCTTACCACTTTACGGTGGGCTGCAGCCAGTGTAAACAAACCCCGGTCTCTGACAGGCCGGGGTTATTTGTTTTAGGGTGTTGCATCCTTTCAATTAAATAGCGACAAATGATTTAATATCCTGCTGCCTGAGGACAACTTCATACCGGAACGGGTGCTTTTACCCCGAGGGGTAAAGGTGAAAAGGGAAGCCGGTGCAAATCCGGCGCGGTCCCGCCACTGTGAGGGGGAGGGACTCCACAGCAAAGTCACTGTCCAGCACTCAGTGAGATTGTTTTCTGCTTTGATAGAAATTGGTTACTGCTACGATAAGGTTACGGCGAAGGAAACCATAACATGGCTGAGTGCTGGATGGGAAGACGTGGAGCTCCGGTGAACCCGAGCCAGGAGACCTGCCCGTTACCGGGACAACCAGACCAACCTGCGCGGACGGGGGGTGGTTAAGTTTGTCGTGGCATGATTTTGCTGCGAGGATTGAGCCTCCATCCGGGTAGATGGGGGTTTTTTTTACGGCGAGGCCTGGGGTATGCACAGGTAACAAGCCTTTATACATCGTTAACCCATTCTCCTTTCAGGAGTAAATATATATCCGGCTTTAAGTCAGGCCGGGCTACTTTTTAAAATTAGCCGGTTGGTTTAAATAAAAAGTTTTTACAAAGGAGTTACCTATGGGAACGTTCGTTCCCTATACAAAACATTAAAATCTACTTTCTGAGGAGGACGTTCTTATGAAAACCCATCACTTTGCCGGGCGGTTAACAGCCCTGGTTGCAACGGTCTGTTTATTCCTCGGTCTGCTGGTGCCGCTTGGGGTACCGGGCCGGGTGGAAGCGGCAGTTTCACCCCTGGCGGATAAGGCAGTGCAATTCCTGCATCGTGACTATTTAAAAAACGGGTTGATTAACTCGGATGTGGGTGTGGGCTCGTATGCCTTTTATGTGCTAAGCCAGGCCGGTGTTGACGCCGGAGCCTGGGTGCACCAGGGAGTGACTTTCCGGGAGGCAGTGCTGAAGGCGGTCAGGGATGATCTGGATAAAGCGGCTGAAGTGCGGGCAAAGCAGCTTGCCCAGGATCTGGTGGCCATGCAGGCGCTGGGAGAAAAGGATCTGGCCGGCCGGTTGCTGCAGGTCTTGAAGAACAGGCAGACAGACGAAGGATTTGAAGACATCGGGCCGTTAAGCATCTACAGCAACATGCCTTCCTTTGATCTTTTAAGCAGGGCCGGGTTAATGGATCAGATAAACACCGGCCTGGCCAGGAATTATATCCTGGAAAAACAGTATGTCAAGGCACAAAATCCTCAGTACGGAAGCTGGGGGTCGCTGGATGGTAATGCCTATTACGCCGATTTCATGGCCACGGCCCAGGCGGTGAGGGTGCTGCACTACCTGGACCCGGAAAAGAAAGATCCTCAGGTGCAGGAGGCCATTAAAAACGGCCTGGCCTGGATGCAAAGACAGCAGAAGGCAGACGGCAGCTTTGTGGCCGGTATGGACGACCCGGTGATCGATACTGCGGAAGTAATTGTGACCCTGAAGACCCTGGGTATGGACCCGGCGGCGTGGAAAAGCGGCACGGGGAAGAGTGCCGTTGATTATCTGATGAATAAGTCATTGAACGCCGATGGGAGCTTCGGTACGTCGGGAAACGCCATGGATGCCACCTGGGTGCTCTGGGCGTGCCTGGCGCTGGAAGCGAAGGCGAAAAGCCAGGCAACACAGCCACAACCTGGATCTCAGGAGGAATCCGGACGGCAAGCGCAACCCGGTATGGTGGCCAGTTTTACGGATTTGAAAGGTCACTGGGCGGAAGGGGCCATCAACAGGCTGGTTCAAATACAGGTTGCGTCGGGTTATCCAGACGGTACCTTTAAACCCGAAGAGCAGGTGACCCGCTATGAAATAGCCTCCATGATGGTGCGCCTGCTAAAGCCGGCGGTGGCTTCCCGGCAAGACCTGCTTGTGTTCGACCGGAAGTTTAAAGATAGCCGGAATGTTCCCCAATGGGCCCATGAGGCCGTGGCCGTGGCATTGAGGGAAGGGCTCATTTCCGGCTACCCGCAACCGGACGGCACCCTTATTTTTAAAGGGGAGGAACCGGTAAGCCGTGCCGAACTGGCCGCCGTTATGGCCCGGATTATTGAAAAGAAATGCGGGGAGGTGGCGCCGAAAGAGCTGGATTTCGCCGATGCGGATCAAATTCCGGCCTGGGCGAAAGAGGCCGTGGGGGTGGCTTACGCCAAGGGGGTTGCCGGTGGTTATCCCGACCGGACTTTCCGGGCCGAGAAAAAGGTCACCAGGGCCGAAGCGGCCGCCATGCTTTTGCGCCTGGCTGATGTGCTGTAAGGAGGTATCGAAAAGGCCCGGGAGGGTAAAGAAGGGACAATCTGCCGGGTTAAATCGGGCGGTGTTACATGAGGCGGCCATGCTGCCTAAAGAAGGTACAGTAGTGAAAGAAAGTGGAAAAGTCTGTTTTCAGAGTAAAAACATCGTAAGGGGGTCAGGGCGTTGTATCACCATAAAAGGACGGTTAAAAAGCTGAGTTTGTTACTGGTTCTGGTCATGGCCGCAACCCTGCTGACACCGGCGGTAAATGCCGGCGCCAGCGGGGTATCCGGCTCACCGGCCAACAATGCCGTGCAGTTTCTGTACAATGAATACATCCAGAAGGGAATCAATAATTCGGAGTATGGGGTGGGTTCCTATGCTCTTTATGTCTTAAAGCAGGCCGGTGTTGATGTTGCTTCCTGGGTGTATAATGGTGAAAATCTAAATGATGCGGTTATAAACGCTGTTTATAACGATATTTCACAGCCAGATAATGTTCCGGCCAAGATCCTGGCCCAGGACCTCCTTGCCATGCAGGCGCTGGGGCGAAGCGATCTGGCCGATCAGCTTGTGGAGATCTTGAAAAACAGGCAGACGGAGAACGGCTTTGATACGGGAGCTTACAGCCTTTTCAGCAACCTGCCGGCCTTTGACCTGCTGGGCCGGGCGGGTAAGCTGAGCGTTATAAACGCTGCTTATACCAGGGATTACATTATAAGCAATCAACTTACCCAGTCTACTGTACCCTCAGAGGTATACGGTGCCTGGGGCGGGAGCTGGACGGATGACAAGGGCAAAACAAACTATTTTGCCGACTTCATGGCCACGGCCCAGGCGGTAAGGGCTCTGCATTATCTCGATCCCGGCGGGCAGGATGCCAGGGTGCAGGCGGCCATTAATAACGGCCTTAACTGGATGAGGGACCAGCAAAAGGCCGACGGCAGTTTTGTGGCCGGCTGGGACGACCCGGCCATTGACACCGCTGAAGTGGTTGTGACCTTAAAGGCGCTGGGAAGGGATCCGGCTGATTGGAAGACCAGTGACGGAAAAACGGCCGTTGATTATCTGATGAATAATGTCCTCAATCCGGATGGTAGTTTCGGCACCTCAAAGAACGCCATGGATGCCATCTGGGTGCTCAGTGCCTGTAACTTGTTAAGTAGTCAGTTTTATATTAACCCCTTCAATGTAATAAAGAACATCGGTGAGCAACAGCAATTTACAGCCGTCTGGCAGGACGCCTACGGCCAGTCTGACGTAACGCAATGGGCCACCTGGTCTGTGGCCGACAGCAGCATTGCCAGCGTCGATGACAGTGTTTATGGTCTGGTTAAAGCAATAAAGGCCGGCCAGACGGTGGTGAAGGCCGTGTACAACGGCCTGACGGCGGCGGCCACCCTGACCGTGCAGTCTGCGGCTGGAGGCGGCGGGACCGCTACCGCGGTAACGGTCGGGATGGCCGTAGTGGGCCTGAACGGAGAATTGCTCTACGGTCCCTCCTACGTAATGGTACCGAAAGAAAACAAATGGGGCCTTACCGCCCTGGGCGCCCTGGATGCATCGGGCGTTCCCTACCATACCTCCACGTGGTCCTGGGGCATTCTGGTAGATGAAATTGCCGGGCAGGCCAATAGCGGGATGGCCGGCTGGATGTATACGGTGAACGGGCAGGTTCCCTCCTTTGGCCCGGAAAAGTACAACATTAAAGAGGGCGACAAGATCATCTGGTACTACAGTAAGAGCATGGACCAGCAGCCCCCCGGATGGGACGACCTGGTGAAACGGGCCTCCGGAGGAAGCAATCAGGCAGCCAATCTGCCCGCTCCGGTGAGCGATTCCGTTTTAAATGCAGCCATCGAGGGTGCCGGTTCTGCCGGTCGGATCGTTCTGCAGGCAGAGGACAATCAAACTGTTCTGGCCCTGACGGTGGATCATCTGGCTAAAATAACCGGTGTTAACAAACCGCTGGCCGTGACCGTTTCCGGCGTGCAGTTTGTGCTTTCCGTGGATAGCCTGAAAGTACCGGAGTTGAAGGTTGCCGAGGCGGCGCAGTTGCAGGTTAAAGCCCAGAAGTTGAGCAGCATCGAAGCCCGGGATCTGGTCAAGCCTGTTGCCGACAAGCTAAAACTGGTGGGCGATGTCTACGAACTGGACGTGCTGGCAGTGAAGAAAGACGGCACGGCGCAGAAGATCGCGCAGCTTCCCGACTGCCTGGTAATGCTGCCGGTGCCTGCTGAAGCTAAGGAAGCGGCGGCGGGCGGCCGGGTGAAGGTATACCGCTATAACGAAAGTAAAAAGATCTGGGAGGAGGTGGGCGGAACCTATGACCCGGCGGCAGGTATCATTACCTTTAAAGCCGAACATTTTAGCAAATACGCCTTGATGGAAACCAGCACCCCGCCCGCGTTAAAAACCTTTGCCGACATTGCCGGGCACTGGGCGCAGAAGGATATAGAATTTATGGCCACAAAAGGGTACGTTGCCGGTGTGGGTGACAACAAATTTGCACCGGAAGCCATCGTTACCCGGGCCGAATTTGCCGCCATCCTGGCCCGTATGGCCGGCCTGATGGCCGAACCGGACGGGGCAAAGCGCTTCAATGACGTGCCGCAAAACGCCTGGTACTGCGGTATGGTGGGTGCGGCGGCGAAAGCAGGATTGGTGCGGGGAACCGGCGAACACAGTTTTGCACCAAATGAGCCCATCACCCGGGAGCAAATGGCGGCCATGATGGTGCGGTTAATGGCCCGGGAAGGACAGGATATGAGTATTGGTGAGGCCGATGCGGCCAGAATACTGGCCGGCTTTGAAGATGCTGCCTCTATTTCTCCCTGGGCGCGAAACTCTGTGGCCCTGGTGGTACGGGAGCAGGTCATGAGGGGCCGGGCGCTGGCCCGGTTCATCCCTGCAGGCAATACCACCCGGGCAGAAGCTACTGTAGTACTGTACCGGGTGTGGCAAAAGTTACAGCCGGCTGCTGCTGATAAGAAGTGATACTTCCATGTAGCTATGGGAGGGAGGGCGAGTAAGCCGGTCGGACCGGGGACATGCTGGCGGCCACGTGCCGCCCTTGTGCGGGAGCGGGTGTCGTTCCGCTCCCGCGGGCGCTACAGCGTGAAATGCTTACTTCTGTTTACATGGGGTGATTCCATGAAGCGCAAACTCATCTATGTTATTGGCCTGCTGGTGATTCTGGCCGGAGTGCTGGGCCCCGCCCTTTACATGCACAAAGTTTTCAGCTCCCAGCAGCAATACCGGCAGGCCCATAGCAGCCAGGCTGCTGGCAGCCAGAGAACTAACTACAGCGCAGCGGAACAGGAAAATGCTACTGCACAGAGCCAGCCTGTCGCTGGCACCGGTCAATCTTCTCCCGGGGTAAATACAACCCAGCCCCCCGGCGAATCAACGCAAAGTTCATCACCCGCAGCAAAACAGGACAACCAGGGAGCGGACAGAGCTCAAAGTAAGCGGTCCACCCCGCAGGGTGCGGCCCCTTCCCAACCGGCAGGAAATTCTTCTGCTGCGCCGGAGAGGGAAGCCGGGTGCAGGGTCTGGGTGGCCGTTGTCGGGAAAAATGATGAGTTTCTTTTCAGGCCGGCGCAGGTGACGGTTAAACCGGACAACAGGTGGGGGATTACCGCCCTGGGCGCCCTGGAGGCCACCGGTCTTCCCTACGCCATGAAACCGGCCTGGCCCGATTTTGTGGATTCCATAGGTGGGCAGGCCTGCAGCGGCATGGCCGGGTGGATGTATTCGGTAAACGGCGAGGTGCCCATGCACATGGCCAGCAAGCACCCGGTAAAAACGGGGGACAAAGTAATCTGGTGGTACAGCAGGAGCATGGATCAGCCCCCTCCACGGTGGGAAGACCTGGTAGGCAAAAAGTAAAGGGGTGCCGGAATGTTTGACAGGCTTTTTTACCGGGAAAAGGGGCTTTTCCTGCAGAGCTTTCACCCGGCTACGGTCCTGGTTTATCTTCTGGTGCTCCTCATTCTGAGCCTGATCTATGACCATCCCATTTACCTGCTGGCGCTTCTTCTCCTGCTTGCCCTCCTGATCAGGGAAGTGGACGGCCTGGATGCCTGGGAGGGATTTTTAAAAGCAGGGGTCTTTTTAATGCTGGTGGTGATGATGGTCAACCCCCTGGTGATCCGGGCCGGCAAAACCATCATCTGGCACGGTCCGGCAGTACCTTTCCTGGGGAAGCTGGACATATCCATGGAGGCCGTCTATTTCGGCGCGGCTTCCAGCTTGAGGCTTCTGGTCATCATCAGCATTTTTTGCCTTTATAATCTGATGATCAACCCGGACAGGGTATTGAATCTTTTTTCCGGAGTGGCCGGTAAATCAGTCCTGGTGATAACCCTGGCCACGCGGCTGTTTCCCACCATGGTGAGGGACCTGCAGAGGATCAGGGAAGTACAGCAGTTACGGGGCGTCGACTTTGACACGGGCAGCCTGTGGCAGCGGGCAAGGAAATACTCCAGTTTATATAACGTGCTGCTTTTATCCTCCCTGGAGGGTGCCATGGAGATTGCCGAGTCCATGCAGGCCAGGGCCTTTGGCAGCGGCAGGCGTTCCGTATACAGCCGGAATATCTTAAGACCCCGGGATCTCTTCTGTCTCGGCGGCAGCCTGCTGGCTTTGCTGGCGGCAGTATGGGGGTGGCGTTATGGCCACGGCCGGTACACCTTTTACCCGGAGGCGGACTTTCTAATTAAAGACGGCGCGACTCTGGTGGTCCTGTTTATTGTGTTGTTTTACCTGTCTGTGCCGCTTCTATTGAGCGAGGGGTGGAAGCATTGCCGCTTTTTAAAGTCGAAAATCTGACCTATTACTATCCCGGAACGGAAAAGCCCGCCCTGAAAAATATCAGCCTGGAAATCCGGGAAGGAGAGTTTCTCCTTGTTACCGGTGGTTCCGGTTCGGGCAAGTCCACCCTGTCCAGGGTACTGGCGGGCCTGATCCCCGACTTTTACGGGGGCCGTATCGGGGGCAAGGTTTTCTTCAAGGGTAGGGATATCCGGACGCTGGACCGCCGGAAACTGGCCCGTGAAGTGGGTATGGTCTTTCAGGATCCGGAAAAGCAAATTGTGCAGAGCTGTGTGGAGGCGGAAATAGCCTTTGGCCTGGAAAACCTGGGGTTACCACCTGACGAGATGTCGCGCCGGGTTGCCGAGGTGGTCAGTTTCATGAATCTATCCCCGGTTCAGGAAGCCTTTACGGCCGATCTCTCAGGCGGTCAGAAACAAAAGGTGGCGCTGGCCTCCGTGCTGGCCATGCAGCCCCGTGTGCTTATTCTTGACGAACCCACCTCTCAACTGGACCCCGTCTCGGCGGAAGAAATCCTGAATGTGGTGAAAAGGCTTAATGAAGAAATGGGCTTTACGGTGATCATGGTTGAGCAGAGGCTGGAAAGATGCTTTCATTTGGCAGACCGGGTGCTGTTCATGGCGGGGGGCGAAATTATCTGCCACGGTAATCCCGCCGAGGGAGCGCGGGAAGCGGTCAGGAGGGGACTTCCGTTTGTGCCGCCTGTGGCCAGTTTCTTTGCCCGCCTCAACTCGCCGGTGGTGCCCGTTACGGTAAAGGAGGGTCGGGAACTTTTACAGTCATACTTGAAAGGAAATGTAGCCGTTGCGAAACTGGATGTACCCCGCAGTAGCCATAATTCCACTGCAAAAGAGCAGGAAAAAAATAGCATTATCAGCCTGAAAAATGTATGGTTTGCTTATCCTGGCGGTCAAGAGGTTTTAAAGGATATAAGCCTTGATATAAAAGAAGGAGAATTTGTGGCCATCCTGGGGGAAAACGGTGCCGGTAAGTCGACCCTGCTCAAGATAATGGTGGGTTTGCTCAGACCGGGCCGGGGCAGGGTTTATGTAAATGGGAGAGAACCGGGACGTAATGGGTTTAAAGAAATCAGAAAATTTACCGCCTATTTATCCCAGAACCCCAACGACTACCTCTTCCACGAAACGGTGGAAGATGAGCTGCTTTTCACCATGCGTAATTTCGGCTTGAAAGACCGGGGGCGGGTGGATGAAATCCTGCACAGACTGCAGCTGGAGCGCTACCGCCGGCGAAACCCCAGGGACCTGAGCAGCGGGGAAAGGCAGAGGGTGGCTTTAGCTTCCGTTCTGGTTACCGACCCCGGTTTGATCATTTTAGATGAACCCACCAGGGGGGTTGATTTGGGTTTAAAGTCGGAACTGGGACATTTTCTGCAAGAGGAGGCCGCAAAGGGCAAAACGGTAATCGTGGTAACCCACGATGTGGAGTTTGCGGCCGAGTTTGCCGGAAGAGTGGTGATGATGTTTGCGGGAAGGATTGTTGCCGCCGGGGAAAAGCACGCGGTGTTGGGGAGATCCGTATTTTACTCCCCGCAGATCAGCAAGTTGTGCCGGGGCATTTGCGATGGAGTGGTCACCTCTGCCGAAGCGCTGGAACAGCTTGGGCCGCTTCTGGCCGCTAAACCGGCCGTCTTAATCAAAAGCACGGGAGAGAAGGCCATATGGGGACGAGCTGGGGGCTGTACACCACATTGACCGGCATCCTTGCCGTTTTATTGCTTTTGTCCGCCATGGAGAAAAAAGGGGCTCTGGACTCCCGGCAGGTATCGGTTATTGCCGTGCTGGCCGCCTTGTGTGCGGCTGGCCGGGCGGTGACGGGAGTGGGTCTTTTATTTCTGCAGCCCACCATGTTTCTGGTGGAGATAACGGGATTTGTCTATGGTGCGCGGGTCGGCTTCTTTACAGGGGCCATGACTCCT
Coding sequences within it:
- a CDS encoding ABC transporter ATP-binding protein, whose amino-acid sequence is MEALPLFKVENLTYYYPGTEKPALKNISLEIREGEFLLVTGGSGSGKSTLSRVLAGLIPDFYGGRIGGKVFFKGRDIRTLDRRKLAREVGMVFQDPEKQIVQSCVEAEIAFGLENLGLPPDEMSRRVAEVVSFMNLSPVQEAFTADLSGGQKQKVALASVLAMQPRVLILDEPTSQLDPVSAEEILNVVKRLNEEMGFTVIMVEQRLERCFHLADRVLFMAGGEIICHGNPAEGAREAVRRGLPFVPPVASFFARLNSPVVPVTVKEGRELLQSYLKGNVAVAKLDVPRSSHNSTAKEQEKNSIISLKNVWFAYPGGQEVLKDISLDIKEGEFVAILGENGAGKSTLLKIMVGLLRPGRGRVYVNGREPGRNGFKEIRKFTAYLSQNPNDYLFHETVEDELLFTMRNFGLKDRGRVDEILHRLQLERYRRRNPRDLSSGERQRVALASVLVTDPGLIILDEPTRGVDLGLKSELGHFLQEEAAKGKTVIVVTHDVEFAAEFAGRVVMMFAGRIVAAGEKHAVLGRSVFYSPQISKLCRGICDGVVTSAEALEQLGPLLAAKPAVLIKSTGEKAIWGRAGGCTPH